A genomic segment from Kwoniella shandongensis chromosome 8, complete sequence encodes:
- a CDS encoding orotidine 5'-phosphate decarboxylase, with translation MSSPHPTTLKPYAERIELHTNPTARRILEIMDRKKTNLAVSVDVTTTKEALEVVRRVGESVCLVKTHCDIIEDFTLDFANELVKLSKELDFVIFEDRKFADIGNTVSLQYSSGHHRISSWSDLTNAHPVPGPGIITGLSQVGKPLGRALLLLAEMSSKGSLATGSYTEQTYKMAKDAGRDFVIGFIAQGRVDTNPEKGEDWIIMSPGVGLVSKGDKLGQQYRTPREVVYDAGADVIIVGRGIYGIQGGEKAVKDEAERYRQEGWKAYEERLARK, from the exons ATGTCCTCTCCTCACCCAACCACCCTCAAGCCGTACGCTGAGCGTATCGAGCTCCATACCAACCCTACCGCACGACGAATTCTCGAGATTATGGATCGGAAAAAGACGAATTTGGCAGTTAGCGTGGATGTCACCACTACAAAGGAGGCTTTGGAAGTTGTCAGGAGGGTCGGGGAGAGTGTCTGtcttgtcaag ACCCACTGCGATATCATCGAAGACTTCACACTCGACTTTGCCAACGAGCTCGTCAAGTTGTCGAAAGAGCTTGACTTTGTGATCTTTGAGGACCGCAAGTTTGCAGATATCG GCAACACCGTCTCCCTTCAATACTCCTCTGGACACCACCGCATCTCCTCCTGGTCCGACCTTACGAATGCCCACCCCGTCCCCGGTCCCGGAATCATCACCGGTCTCTCCCAAGTCGGTAAACCCCTCGGACGAGCTTTACTCCTCCTCGCCGAGATGTCTTCCAAAGGGTCTCTGGCCACCGGAAGCTATACCGAACAGACCTACAAAATGGCCAAAGATGCCGGGAGGGATTTCGTAATCGGTTTCATCGCACAAGGTCGGGTCGATACTAACCCTgaaaagggagaagattggatcaTCATGTCTCCCGGGGTAGGACTGGTCAGTAAAGGTGATAAACTCGGACAACAGTACCGAACACCTCGAGAAGTGGTATATGACGCAGGGGCGGACGTCATAATTGTCGGAAGGGGGATTTATGGTATACAAGGTGGGGAGAAGGCTGTTAAAGATGAGGCGGAGAGGTATAGACAGGAGGGATGGAAAGCGTACGAAGAGAGATTGGCGAGGAAGTAG